The following are from one region of the Candidatus Wallbacteria bacterium genome:
- a CDS encoding formylglycine-generating enzyme family protein: MASICFYGCGGGGSVLSDPLGSNSAPAEKTKMRVGVQLCSANHALQGAALKAGSPEKIFFILWQLVQATDSQELNVLDPTTNLDSCYGKKMILGGLVGTFGGYANFDYSQREGDLTVLTGQSYYLFSVATDSAENPIYCGLKGQINVLPGVMNEAGTLELYAGSCLTTDQLNGAGMTAGFDQTKLFGCTASIITSFPTLTSLSIVPSAISMAAGATKNLLNIPLIAGYSDHGTLEAKSSSWSIKNGGGTLANGYFTAPASGSAILTCCYSENGNAKTADLTVTVLSGGGANNPGDHKTVSLSNEVSMEFVWIPAGTFYMGNPDGVGEANEHPQHQVTLTQGFWIGKYEVTQAQWQQVMGSNPSYSQGPTLPVESVSWTGCQEFITAINHLGKGTFSLPTEAEWEYACRAGSSSLFYWGDTAEADYCWYDENSQDITHAVGGKLPNAWGVYDIIGNVDEWCQDWYGDYGSSAATDPTGPESGSYRILRGGYWGWGSYHLYSAFRFNISPDFSDNGCGLRLRLQPGT; encoded by the coding sequence TTGGCTTCGATCTGTTTTTACGGTTGTGGAGGTGGCGGAAGCGTACTTTCTGATCCTCTCGGATCGAACTCTGCTCCGGCTGAAAAGACCAAAATGCGGGTTGGAGTGCAGTTGTGTTCCGCCAACCACGCGCTCCAGGGCGCAGCGCTTAAAGCAGGCAGCCCTGAAAAGATCTTTTTTATCCTGTGGCAGCTGGTACAAGCTACAGACAGCCAGGAATTGAATGTCCTGGATCCTACAACCAATCTTGATTCCTGTTATGGGAAAAAAATGATACTGGGCGGCTTAGTCGGAACTTTCGGCGGTTATGCGAATTTTGATTACAGCCAGCGGGAAGGCGATCTGACTGTATTGACAGGACAGAGTTATTATCTTTTTTCAGTGGCAACAGACAGTGCCGAGAATCCGATCTACTGCGGATTGAAAGGCCAGATCAACGTATTGCCGGGTGTGATGAACGAAGCAGGGACTCTGGAACTGTATGCCGGCAGCTGCCTGACAACAGATCAGTTAAACGGAGCAGGCATGACTGCAGGCTTCGATCAGACCAAGCTGTTCGGTTGTACCGCGTCCATCATTACCTCATTTCCGACTTTAACCTCGCTTTCGATTGTTCCTTCAGCGATTTCAATGGCTGCAGGCGCGACAAAGAATCTATTGAATATACCTCTGATCGCCGGATACAGTGACCACGGCACACTGGAAGCGAAGAGCAGCAGCTGGTCGATCAAAAACGGAGGCGGAACGCTTGCAAACGGGTATTTTACAGCCCCTGCGAGCGGCAGCGCGATTTTGACCTGCTGCTACTCTGAAAACGGAAACGCGAAAACCGCTGACCTGACTGTGACAGTCCTCTCCGGAGGAGGAGCGAACAACCCGGGCGATCACAAAACAGTCAGCCTGAGCAATGAAGTGTCAATGGAGTTCGTCTGGATACCTGCAGGCACGTTCTATATGGGCAACCCCGATGGAGTTGGTGAAGCTAATGAACATCCCCAGCATCAGGTGACTCTCACCCAGGGTTTCTGGATCGGGAAATATGAGGTGACCCAGGCTCAATGGCAGCAGGTGATGGGAAGCAACCCAAGTTATAGTCAGGGACCTACTCTTCCTGTGGAAAGCGTTTCCTGGACCGGTTGTCAGGAATTCATTACTGCAATCAATCATCTAGGGAAAGGAACCTTTTCACTACCCACAGAAGCGGAATGGGAATATGCCTGCAGGGCAGGCAGCTCCTCCCTGTTTTACTGGGGCGATACTGCTGAAGCCGACTACTGCTGGTATGATGAAAACAGCCAGGACATCACTCATGCCGTGGGAGGCAAGCTTCCCAATGCCTGGGGAGTGTATGACATAATAGGAAATGTCGACGAATGGTGCCAGGACTGGTATGGAGATTACGGAAGTTCAGCTGCAACCGATCCGACTGGACCGGAAAGCGGGAGTTATCGAATTTTAAGAGGCGGCTATTGGGGTTGGGGAAGTTATCACCTGTACAGCGCTTTCCGCTTCAATATCAGTCCTGATTTCAGTGATAACGGCTGCGGATTGCGCTTGCGTCTGCAACCAGGGACCTGA
- a CDS encoding Ig-like domain-containing protein has protein sequence MQARTNIKIASIIFSFLILISLIIYGCGGGGGGGILSDLVSTTPQIEVPVKINLEFTQASYLKNGASQKTPVNLAKIILIFWHLSPVTGEVSAEQFDPTLSPSAYYGKKMRNGDYLMTFGGFADFNYSLHSGEVKVLAGNSYTLFAIALDDQNQPQYCGLKGKINVLPGTVNDSGTTNLYQGNSFATTQLAEAGIDYGFNQSSVLGTSDKVTLHQPQFIALLATLPEQSLYPADSLDLSSTRVIGVFDDYGTVEIMNFNWSVKSGGGSIANNLYTAPDSPGTVVLTLSADLAGTICSLDLTLHVLAPVPPSGNWRLAYNLLSGPSSEICLSSSDGLQQTQLTSNSWIDGFPSFSPDGNKLIFQSNRNLDGQIFKMYIDGTLVTALTSGSDDGQPVYSPDGSKIAFVRKTAGIGEIFLMDSDGGNQVNLTGNPADDEYPGFSTDGQKLVFSSNRDGNNEIYLMRNDGSAVTRLTDNSASEIEPRFSVDGKIVFVSNRSGNNEIYLMHGDGTQLTRLTNNAADDRNPSFSPDGTLVAFTSDRSGADNIFIMHSDGTSPQRFISSSSAGSSPVFGTIGQPFLSYISLSSTSETVFPDAVIDLSQITVSAHYSNGSSATASGISYTLSGSGQLSGSTYTATAVSGTAEITFISTDGDITRTAPFMINIVQTPLNLTVTLPKTTLLPAETLSLPASGEVVYDSGRTIEAGLSWAVKAGPGSLAGLIYTAAAYPCTAEITAACVTDTITLTRNFVLTVSAWPVHLLTVNLIPVEAVTAGAQWSLDSGNTWKSSGTTAEIAETSTYEISFKNITGYATPANLLKTMGNSDTVETVNYLPVYRVLTVNLIPGSAIAAGAQWSLDSGTTWRNSGATAEIQQASSYEITFKPAANFNTPPVITGVMSGSDEVKTGDYAAIYHILTVNLSTAGAVSAGAQWSLDSGTTWKNSGSTLEIQQGTSYEITFKQIANFNTPSAITGAIASDEVKTGDYAAIYHVLTVNLSPVGAVTAGAQWSADSGTTWKNTGATVEIQQASSYEITFKTVPNFNPPQSITGAMSGSDEIKTGDYSAILHVLTINLSPAGAVAAGSQWSSDGGATWKNTGTTIEIQQGSSYTIECKTLSNWTRPGVYSAIMPGADSIEIRSYSAIYGASWSMAVAAAPWDSRGAHTSLNYNGKMWVIGGGGTSDKNDVWSSTDAISWVQIATSSDWSPRCAHASVVFNNKMWVLGGWESGTTAKNDVWYSANGSSWTQAATAGWSARWGHSCLVYQGKMWVIGGYDGSLNHNDVWCSVDGASWDLVTASAGFSARNNHSSIVYDNKMWVIGGSGSGNLNDVWCSTDGKSWTLVTSGAAWTPRWGQAGFAFDNKLWICGGYATSGLNDIWYSIDGASWTQTTAAAEWSARQDLPCIVFYDRTWVIGGSNGSAVTKDVWYSETTALDFPVNLPLAQKSQTIEVNSILTLPSTAEIQYNDGSFLVQNISWSNPSLKGTLSGNSYKAPGTTDTIELQASYTENLVTLNTTMEIKVVSQGSLWHQAAATAEFPARSDHASLAYDSKMWVIGGNDNEYKNDVWYSTDGANWTQKQTTNDFSARSNHSCLVFQNKMWVIGGSYGAGCFYNDVWCSEDGADWTLTSESAAFPARGSHSSLVFDNKMWVIGGQDYSSPMKDIWFSADGINWSQAADPPFTARFGHSSIVYDNKMWVVGGKDINGCLHDAWYSTDGENWTCATTSANFSARNKHSSMIYDNKMWVIGGSSSAGMPASPSGPVSMDMSGNSSNNEAWYSTDGVNWIQATANADFSARDCHASIVYNSKMWVIGGKDINGYLNDVWYSGNGTAMVTPVNLALSTREATIELNTSYTLPSTTEVYYNDGSCTVHDIIWSKVSGSGSYASNVYTASETTGEAVLSATYSTLTSTMEIRVVGQGAVWHRAIESADFSPRVSHSSMVFQNEMWVIGGQIAEDPYLVNDVYSSADGKVWNLHTPGGSIFSERYCHTSLVYDDKMWVIGGAWDGYLNDVWCSPDGASWTQVPPAGDGFSARGSHSSLVYDNKMWVIGGIGDGYLNDVWYSTDGANWVQLQPVGNGFSARSSHSSLVYDNKMWVIGGYCYGEGGAYYNDVWYSTDGANWVQATDNAAFSPRCAQTSFVYDDKMWVIGGCDESNCFNDIWYSTDGVNWVQATASADFTPRSLHTGFVYENKMWLIAGQDDNGDYLQDVWYSDSGTVEVTPLYMTLNLVTLETYAGCTSNLASISATIYDSNGTSSETGSLSFAAEVGNVTTGIYTAPNPAVDTIEVSYTGNGKTITAHLLVRQLCSDWIQATAGAAFSKRQAHSSLVFNNKMWVIGGTLMVDGMVSSPKNDVWSSTDGTAWTEVKTNYPGAGFSARGYHSSVVFNNLMWLIGGMEQYNYKKNDVWYSADGCTWTSATATAGFSARAFHASLVFDNKIWVIGGNDGEIDKNDVWYSADGINWTQATGNADFSARSYHSSIVYDNRMWVIGGYSGETGDLHDVWYSTNGINWTQATASAAWSARSCLASLVYDNNIWEVAGVTDGAQKNDVWHSINGVDWVQATAYAAFPPRDTHTSLVFDNKMWVIAGDSSGEKNDVWYSELSGAAKTPVNLALSTHEATIEVSTSYTLPSTTEVYYNDGTSVVRNITWTKTSGSGSLVGNLYTAPGAVEEAVFTTTHTEGAVTLNGTIEINVVVYTLTVNLTPDLAVTQGAQWRLAGEGSWRNSGTSAPVSGGFPATIECKATTNWNTPATKEITMPLGDSVESMAFSAIYGAVYTCETSATGSYAVDHQSLVYNNKMWVIAGFDNSSYTNNVWSSSDGKTWTLVTSNAAFSKRISHTSLVFDNKMWVIGGVTAPNNDASNDVWYSVDGATWTQATASAAFAARSGHTSVVFDNKMWVIGGYYLSYHNDAWYTVDGITWTKATTSAKLIRTNHQSLVYNNKMWVIGGSNDSAVWNDVYYSTDGVTWTQATASASFSPRCQHSSIVLDNKMWIIGGIADTWSGPYKNDIWFSTDGSNWTEATPTAAFPIRAGHTSLAFNNKIWVICGGGTTGNNRKNDAWSSYTNGEVTPIYMETSPKTLEVQASTGYDCGVNLHKYVFYSSNSSSEVSAVSYAAVRGSFAVNTYNAPGTPGVDTIEITYIEGGKTITTHVSVTNSP, from the coding sequence ATGCAGGCCAGGACAAATATTAAAATCGCATCGATCATCTTTTCTTTTCTGATCCTGATCTCGCTGATAATTTACGGCTGTGGCGGAGGCGGTGGCGGTGGCATTCTAAGCGACCTGGTATCAACCACTCCTCAGATAGAAGTTCCGGTCAAAATCAACCTTGAATTTACCCAGGCTTCATACCTCAAAAACGGAGCAAGCCAGAAAACTCCGGTAAATCTAGCCAAAATAATCCTGATTTTCTGGCATCTTTCTCCTGTCACTGGAGAAGTAAGCGCAGAACAGTTTGATCCTACTCTCTCTCCCTCAGCTTATTACGGAAAAAAGATGAGAAACGGGGATTACCTGATGACGTTCGGAGGGTTCGCTGATTTCAATTACAGCCTGCACAGCGGTGAAGTGAAAGTACTGGCAGGAAACAGCTATACCCTGTTCGCAATCGCCCTGGACGACCAGAATCAGCCTCAGTATTGCGGACTGAAGGGGAAAATCAACGTGCTTCCCGGTACTGTCAATGACTCAGGCACCACAAACCTCTATCAGGGCAACAGTTTCGCCACCACACAGCTCGCTGAGGCTGGTATAGACTATGGTTTCAACCAGAGTTCAGTGCTCGGCACATCCGATAAAGTCACTTTGCATCAGCCGCAATTTATCGCACTGCTGGCCACTCTGCCTGAACAGAGTCTTTACCCGGCAGACAGTCTGGATCTCTCTTCAACCCGCGTGATCGGAGTTTTCGACGACTACGGCACAGTGGAGATCATGAATTTCAACTGGAGCGTTAAATCAGGCGGAGGCAGCATTGCGAACAATTTATATACTGCTCCTGATTCTCCAGGCACAGTTGTCCTGACATTGTCGGCTGACCTGGCAGGCACTATCTGCAGCCTGGACCTGACGCTGCATGTGCTGGCACCAGTCCCGCCCAGCGGCAACTGGCGGCTTGCTTACAATCTGCTGTCCGGTCCATCTTCCGAGATCTGCCTCAGCAGCTCTGACGGACTGCAGCAGACGCAGCTGACCTCAAATTCCTGGATCGACGGATTCCCATCCTTCTCCCCTGACGGAAACAAACTGATCTTCCAGAGTAACCGCAATCTGGATGGTCAGATTTTCAAAATGTATATCGACGGTACTCTTGTGACTGCCCTCACCTCAGGGTCTGACGACGGACAGCCTGTTTATTCCCCTGACGGATCTAAAATCGCCTTTGTCAGAAAAACTGCAGGGATCGGCGAAATCTTTCTGATGGACTCTGACGGAGGAAATCAAGTGAATCTGACCGGCAATCCGGCAGACGACGAATATCCTGGATTCTCTACTGACGGGCAGAAATTAGTATTCAGCTCAAACCGGGATGGAAACAATGAAATCTATCTGATGCGGAATGACGGCAGCGCAGTGACCAGGCTGACCGACAATTCAGCATCAGAGATTGAGCCGCGCTTTTCAGTTGACGGCAAGATTGTATTTGTCAGTAACCGCAGCGGGAACAATGAGATCTATCTGATGCACGGGGACGGGACTCAGCTCACGCGTCTGACCAATAATGCTGCTGACGACAGAAACCCCAGCTTTTCGCCTGACGGGACTCTGGTCGCATTTACAAGCGACCGCTCTGGAGCCGACAACATTTTCATCATGCACTCGGACGGCACCAGCCCTCAGCGCTTCATAAGCAGCTCCAGCGCCGGCAGCAGCCCTGTCTTCGGCACAATCGGACAGCCATTTCTTTCCTATATCTCACTTTCATCCACCAGTGAAACCGTTTTTCCTGATGCAGTGATCGACCTCTCCCAGATCACTGTCAGCGCCCATTATTCAAACGGCAGCTCTGCCACCGCATCAGGTATTTCCTATACTCTGTCAGGCAGCGGTCAGCTGTCAGGATCCACCTACACTGCAACTGCAGTCTCAGGGACAGCGGAAATCACCTTTATCAGTACTGACGGCGATATCACAAGAACTGCTCCTTTCATGATCAATATTGTTCAGACTCCGCTGAACCTGACTGTCACACTTCCCAAAACCACTCTGCTGCCAGCCGAAACTCTCAGCCTTCCTGCTTCAGGCGAAGTAGTGTATGACAGCGGCAGGACCATTGAAGCAGGCCTGAGCTGGGCGGTCAAGGCAGGGCCGGGCAGCCTGGCAGGTCTGATCTATACTGCCGCAGCCTATCCCTGCACAGCTGAAATTACTGCTGCCTGTGTAACAGACACAATTACACTGACCAGGAATTTTGTGCTGACAGTATCGGCCTGGCCGGTTCATCTGCTGACAGTCAATCTCATTCCTGTAGAAGCGGTGACTGCAGGAGCCCAATGGAGCCTGGACAGCGGAAACACATGGAAATCAAGCGGAACCACAGCTGAAATTGCCGAAACCTCGACCTATGAAATCTCTTTCAAAAACATAACAGGCTATGCGACTCCAGCGAATCTGCTCAAAACCATGGGAAATTCGGATACAGTGGAAACAGTGAACTATCTGCCTGTCTATCGTGTGCTGACAGTCAACCTCATTCCTGGTTCTGCAATCGCAGCCGGCGCGCAATGGAGCCTGGATTCAGGTACTACCTGGCGGAACAGCGGCGCTACAGCCGAGATTCAGCAGGCCTCAAGCTATGAAATCACCTTCAAACCGGCAGCAAATTTCAACACGCCACCAGTGATCACTGGCGTAATGAGCGGCAGCGATGAGGTGAAAACAGGGGATTATGCAGCGATTTACCATATCCTGACTGTCAATCTCTCCACTGCCGGGGCCGTATCTGCCGGCGCACAGTGGAGCCTGGACAGCGGCACAACATGGAAAAACAGCGGTTCAACCCTGGAAATCCAACAGGGTACTAGTTATGAAATCACCTTCAAACAGATTGCAAATTTCAATACTCCTTCTGCGATCACAGGCGCAATCGCCAGCGATGAAGTGAAAACCGGGGATTATGCGGCGATTTACCATGTTCTGACAGTCAATCTCTCCCCTGTCGGGGCTGTCACTGCCGGTGCACAGTGGAGCGCTGATAGTGGTACTACTTGGAAAAATACTGGAGCTACAGTTGAAATTCAGCAGGCCTCAAGTTATGAAATCACCTTCAAAACAGTCCCGAATTTCAATCCACCTCAGTCAATTACTGGCGCGATGAGCGGCAGCGATGAGATAAAGACAGGGGACTATTCTGCGATCTTACATGTTCTGACAATAAATCTGTCACCTGCAGGTGCTGTTGCAGCAGGTTCTCAATGGAGCTCAGATGGCGGGGCGACCTGGAAAAACACAGGAACTACAATTGAAATCCAGCAGGGTTCAAGCTATACCATCGAATGCAAAACTCTCTCCAACTGGACCAGGCCAGGGGTTTATTCTGCGATCATGCCTGGAGCTGACAGTATCGAGATCCGATCTTACTCAGCTATTTACGGTGCTTCCTGGAGCATGGCTGTCGCTGCAGCACCCTGGGATAGCCGTGGAGCCCATACAAGCTTAAATTACAACGGGAAAATGTGGGTGATCGGTGGCGGAGGCACATCGGATAAAAATGATGTCTGGTCATCCACTGATGCAATCTCCTGGGTCCAGATCGCGACTTCTTCAGACTGGAGCCCAAGATGCGCACATGCAAGTGTTGTTTTCAATAATAAAATGTGGGTTCTGGGTGGCTGGGAAAGCGGAACTACCGCTAAAAACGATGTCTGGTATTCGGCAAACGGCAGCAGCTGGACACAGGCTGCGACTGCTGGATGGAGCGCCAGATGGGGTCATTCATGCCTGGTATATCAGGGCAAAATGTGGGTGATCGGTGGTTACGACGGCAGTCTCAATCACAATGATGTCTGGTGTTCTGTAGACGGGGCCAGCTGGGATCTTGTTACAGCCAGCGCAGGTTTCAGCGCCAGAAACAATCATTCCAGCATTGTTTACGATAATAAGATGTGGGTAATCGGCGGCAGCGGTTCCGGTAATTTAAACGACGTTTGGTGCTCCACTGACGGCAAATCGTGGACTCTGGTCACTTCAGGAGCTGCCTGGACTCCAAGATGGGGTCAAGCAGGTTTTGCTTTTGACAACAAGTTATGGATCTGTGGCGGTTACGCCACCAGCGGTTTGAACGATATCTGGTATTCCATTGACGGCGCAAGCTGGACCCAAACAACTGCTGCAGCTGAATGGAGTGCACGGCAGGACCTTCCCTGCATCGTTTTCTATGACAGAACATGGGTGATCGGAGGCAGCAACGGCTCTGCTGTTACAAAAGATGTCTGGTACAGCGAAACCACTGCTCTGGATTTTCCGGTCAATCTGCCGCTCGCGCAGAAGTCGCAGACTATCGAAGTCAATTCAATCCTGACACTGCCTTCCACTGCTGAGATCCAGTATAATGATGGATCATTCCTCGTTCAGAACATCAGCTGGAGCAATCCTTCACTCAAGGGAACGCTGTCAGGCAACAGCTACAAAGCCCCGGGAACTACTGATACCATTGAACTGCAGGCCAGTTACACTGAAAACCTGGTCACTCTCAACACGACTATGGAAATCAAGGTTGTCAGCCAGGGTTCGCTTTGGCATCAGGCTGCAGCAACCGCGGAATTTCCTGCTCGATCTGATCATGCAAGCCTTGCCTATGACAGCAAAATGTGGGTGATCGGAGGAAATGATAACGAGTATAAAAATGATGTCTGGTATTCAACTGACGGTGCAAATTGGACTCAGAAACAAACTACCAATGATTTTTCTGCTCGTTCTAATCATTCGTGCCTGGTCTTTCAGAATAAAATGTGGGTGATCGGTGGCAGCTATGGGGCTGGCTGTTTTTACAACGATGTCTGGTGCTCAGAAGATGGCGCAGATTGGACTCTGACGTCAGAATCCGCAGCATTCCCCGCACGCGGCAGCCACTCAAGCCTGGTCTTTGACAATAAAATGTGGGTGATCGGCGGTCAGGATTACTCCAGCCCCATGAAGGATATCTGGTTTTCCGCGGATGGAATTAACTGGTCCCAGGCAGCAGATCCACCTTTTACAGCAAGATTTGGTCATTCCAGCATAGTCTATGACAACAAAATGTGGGTGGTCGGAGGGAAAGATATCAACGGCTGTTTGCATGATGCCTGGTATTCGACTGACGGGGAAAACTGGACCTGCGCCACAACAAGTGCAAATTTTTCTGCAAGAAACAAGCATTCCAGCATGATTTACGATAATAAAATGTGGGTGATCGGTGGCAGTTCATCAGCGGGTATGCCTGCCTCCCCATCCGGGCCAGTTTCTATGGACATGTCTGGGAATTCTTCCAACAATGAAGCCTGGTATTCCACGGATGGAGTGAATTGGATACAGGCTACAGCGAATGCGGATTTTTCCGCCAGAGACTGCCATGCAAGTATAGTTTACAACAGTAAAATGTGGGTGATCGGAGGGAAAGATATCAACGGCTATTTAAATGATGTCTGGTACTCAGGCAATGGCACAGCAATGGTCACACCAGTGAATCTTGCCCTGTCCACCCGCGAAGCCACGATCGAGCTTAATACTTCCTATACTCTGCCTTCCACTACTGAAGTCTATTACAATGACGGTTCATGCACTGTTCATGACATCATCTGGAGCAAAGTTTCAGGCAGCGGCAGCTATGCCAGCAATGTTTACACAGCTTCAGAAACCACAGGGGAAGCGGTACTTTCCGCAACTTATTCCACTCTCACTTCGACAATGGAAATCCGGGTCGTAGGCCAGGGTGCAGTCTGGCATCGGGCAATAGAAAGTGCAGATTTTTCCCCGCGTGTATCTCATTCCAGCATGGTTTTCCAAAACGAAATGTGGGTGATTGGCGGACAGATAGCTGAAGACCCATATTTAGTAAATGACGTCTATTCCTCGGCAGACGGAAAAGTCTGGAATCTCCATACACCAGGAGGCAGTATTTTTTCCGAACGTTACTGTCACACCAGCCTTGTCTATGATGATAAGATGTGGGTGATAGGTGGCGCCTGGGATGGTTATTTGAACGATGTCTGGTGTTCCCCGGATGGCGCAAGCTGGACTCAAGTGCCACCTGCCGGAGATGGTTTTTCTGCGCGTGGCAGCCACTCAAGCCTTGTCTATGACAACAAAATGTGGGTGATCGGTGGTATTGGCGACGGTTACTTGAACGATGTCTGGTACTCAACAGATGGCGCAAACTGGGTTCAGTTGCAGCCTGTCGGAAATGGTTTTTCTGCCCGTAGCAGCCACTCAAGTCTTGTCTATGACAACAAAATGTGGGTAATCGGAGGATATTGCTACGGTGAAGGCGGAGCTTATTATAATGATGTCTGGTATTCAACCGATGGGGCAAACTGGGTTCAAGCTACGGACAATGCTGCATTTTCCCCTCGCTGCGCCCAGACCAGCTTTGTCTATGATGATAAGATGTGGGTGATAGGCGGCTGTGATGAATCCAATTGCTTTAACGATATCTGGTATTCCACTGATGGAGTGAATTGGGTTCAAGCCACTGCCAGTGCGGATTTTACACCTAGGAGCTTGCATACCGGTTTCGTCTATGAAAATAAAATGTGGTTGATTGCAGGGCAGGATGACAACGGTGATTATCTTCAGGATGTCTGGTACTCAGACAGCGGCACTGTAGAAGTCACGCCTCTTTACATGACGCTGAATCTGGTTACTCTTGAAACTTATGCAGGCTGTACCAGCAATCTTGCTTCGATTTCCGCCACAATCTACGATTCCAATGGGACCAGCTCTGAAACAGGCAGCTTGAGTTTTGCGGCAGAGGTAGGAAACGTCACTACCGGCATCTACACTGCACCGAATCCGGCAGTGGACACGATCGAGGTCAGCTACACCGGAAACGGCAAAACAATCACCGCGCATCTGCTGGTTCGCCAGCTCTGTTCAGATTGGATACAGGCAACCGCAGGCGCAGCATTTTCTAAGCGGCAAGCTCATTCCAGTCTGGTATTCAATAACAAGATGTGGGTGATCGGCGGGACATTGATGGTAGATGGGATGGTCAGCAGCCCAAAGAACGATGTCTGGTCTTCCACTGATGGAACTGCCTGGACTGAAGTCAAAACAAATTATCCTGGAGCAGGTTTTTCCGCCAGAGGTTATCATTCCAGCGTAGTATTCAACAATCTGATGTGGCTGATCGGCGGTATGGAACAATATAACTACAAGAAAAATGATGTCTGGTATTCTGCAGATGGCTGCACCTGGACATCCGCTACTGCAACAGCGGGCTTCTCAGCACGTGCATTCCATGCTTCCCTTGTTTTTGACAATAAAATTTGGGTGATCGGCGGAAATGATGGGGAAATCGATAAAAATGATGTCTGGTACTCGGCTGACGGAATAAATTGGACACAGGCAACAGGGAATGCTGATTTTTCCGCCAGAAGCTATCATTCCAGCATAGTTTATGACAACAGAATGTGGGTGATCGGTGGATATTCCGGAGAAACCGGGGATCTGCATGATGTCTGGTATTCGACAAACGGCATCAACTGGACACAGGCTACAGCCAGCGCAGCCTGGAGCGCCAGAAGCTGCCTTGCCAGCCTGGTTTACGACAATAATATTTGGGAAGTCGCAGGAGTAACGGACGGGGCCCAGAAAAACGATGTCTGGCATTCTATCAATGGAGTGGATTGGGTTCAGGCTACTGCCTATGCCGCTTTCCCCCCAAGAGACACTCATACGAGCCTTGTGTTTGACAACAAAATGTGGGTAATCGCAGGAGATTCCAGCGGCGAGAAAAATGACGTCTGGTATTCGGAACTGTCCGGTGCTGCGAAAACACCGGTGAATCTGGCTCTATCCACCCATGAAGCAACGATTGAGGTCAGTACTTCCTATACTCTGCCTTCCACTACCGAAGTCTATTATAATGATGGAACCTCTGTTGTCCGGAACATCACCTGGACCAAAACTTCCGGCAGCGGCAGTTTGGTGGGCAATCTCTATACAGCTCCAGGTGCTGTTGAAGAAGCGGTTTTCACAACCACTCACACCGAAGGAGCGGTTACGCTCAATGGGACCATAGAAATCAATGTGGTCGTTTACACGCTGACAGTCAACCTGACGCCGGATCTGGCCGTTACGCAAGGTGCGCAATGGCGACTGGCCGGCGAAGGATCCTGGCGCAACAGCGGCACGAGCGCGCCGGTTTCGGGAGGATTTCCTGCCACCATCGAGTGCAAAGCGACTACCAACTGGAACACCCCGGCAACCAAGGAGATAACAATGCCTTTAGGTGACAGCGTGGAGAGCATGGCATTTTCTGCGATTTACGGAGCAGTCTACACTTGCGAAACTTCTGCAACCGGTTCATACGCCGTTGACCACCAGAGTTTAGTTTACAATAACAAAATGTGGGTGATCGCGGGATTTGACAACAGTAGCTATACAAACAATGTTTGGTCATCATCAGATGGTAAAACCTGGACTTTAGTCACTTCAAACGCGGCATTTTCTAAACGCATATCTCATACCAGCTTAGTGTTTGACAATAAAATGTGGGTCATAGGTGGCGTGACTGCGCCAAATAATGATGCTAGTAACGATGTCTGGTATTCAGTTGATGGAGCAACCTGGACTCAGGCGACTGCGAGTGCTGCTTTTGCAGCCAGATCTGGACACACCAGCGTGGTGTTTGATAATAAAATGTGGGTCATCGGGGGATATTATCTGAGTTACCATAACGATGCCTGGTACACAGTTGATGGAATCACTTGGACCAAGGCCACGACCAGCGCTAAACTTATACGAACAAACCACCAGAGCCTTGTTTACAACAACAAAATGTGGGTTATCGGTGGCAGCAACGATTCTGCTGTTTGGAATGATGTTTACTACTCGACAGACGGTGTCACCTGGACTCAGGCCACTGCCAGCGCTTCATTTTCTCCAAGATGTCAACATTCTAGTATTGTGCTGGACAACAAAATGTGGATAATCGGGGGAATCGCCGATACTTGGTCAGGTCCCTATAAAAACGATATCTGGTTCTCCACTGATGGCTCAAACTGGACTGAGGCTACGCCAACAGCTGCTTTTCCGATACGGGCCGGACATACCAGTCTTGCATTCAATAACAAAATCTGGGTGATCTGCGGCGGTGGAACTACGGGTAATAACCGCAAAAATGATGCCTGGTCATCTTACACCAATGGTGAAGTCACACCAATTTACATGGAAACCAGCCCGAAGACACTCGAAGTTCAGGCCAGCACGGGCTATGATTGCGGGGTTAATCTGCACAAATACGTGTTCTACTCAAGCAACAGCTCCAGCGAAGTGTCAGCAGTGAGTTACGCCGCAGTGCGTGGCAGCTTTGCCGTCAATACTTACAATGCTCCGGGAACTCCAGGAGTCGATACGATCGAAATTACATATATTGAGGGAGGCAAGACTATCACGACACATGTGAGCGTGACGAACAGTCCGTGA